Within Leptospira noumeaensis, the genomic segment TTTTTCCATAAAACTTATTGCAAGTTCGATATGATCATAATAGTCCATGGGATAAAAACCAATACTAAAATTAAAATCCCAATGAGGGATAAATTTTTTTCTAAGTTTCCTCAGGCCATTGGTTTTTGATTTCAAGAATTGTAGGTAAAACGGAGATAAATTTTTGCACAAGATCCGGATCAAAATGGGTCCCAGATTCCTTCTTTAAAAACTCGATGGCCTCGTCCACTTCCCATGCTTTTTTATAAGGCCTTACGGTTGTTAATGCATCAAACACGTCTGCAATGGCAATGATCCTTCCTTCCAGAGGAATTTGATCTCCCTTTAACCCATATGGATATCCTGTTCCATCATATTTTTCATGGTGAGTGATGGCAATGGATCTTGCCAATTTCAAAAGGCTTGAGTTATGATCACCAATGATTTCCGCCCCAATTTCAGGATGGCGTTTCATAATTTCCCATTCGTCGGGACTGAGTTTTCCCGGTTTTTGGATGATCTGGTCAGGAATTCCGATTTTCCCCACATCATGCATGGGAGCTGCATTTAAAATCTCTTCAGCTGCCTCAGAAGAATACCCATAGGCCAAAGCGAGGGTTTGCGAATAATGACTCATCCGAATCACATGCATTCCTGTTTCATTGTCTTTGTATTCCGACGCCATACCGAGACGTTGGACAATTTGTAACCTAGTGGCTTTGACTTCATTCACATCAACAAGAGATAAATGATTTTTTATTCTAACTTTTACGATCGGTGGGCTCACCGGTTTTGTAATATAATCAACGGCTCCCAATTGAAATCCTTTTTCCTCATCAACAACGTCCGTGAGAGCAGTGACAAAAATTACAGGGATGTATTTTGTTTTTTCATTCGACTTCAGAACCTTACAAACTTCATGGCCTGTCATCTCAGGCATCATCACATCCAAAAGAATTAAGTCGGGTTCTTGTGATTCGGCTAATTCAATTCCTTTTAAACCATCTTTTGCAAATAAAAGATTATAATCCTTTTGTAAAATCTCGTTTAATATCTGTAAATTGGTAGGTTCATCATCAACAATTAAAATTTTAGGTTTAGAGTTTATCTGCACTATGATCTCCTGAAATTATATTTTTGATATTTTTTAGCTTATTTATTGTTTTTTCAAAATCAAATTGTTGGATCGATGATTCAATTTCTGAAACCAAAGTAGAATATTTAGTTCCATCCAATAAGTCATACAAATTCTTCCAATTTTGTTGATCTACCGATCCACGCGAAAAAGACTCAGTTAAATCATGAATGGACTTTAGAATTTGTTTTTCATCGTTTGCAGAAATTACTTTTCCTTCTAAAGGCCGATTCCTATTTTTTGGAATTCTATTTTTATATTTATTTTGAAATAAACTGAATGCATCAAAGAAAGTTGATTTTAAACTTTCGAATTCGTTTTTATTTAGACTTAGTTTGTTTTGTAGTTTTTCTTCTAAACGAAGAGTCACCAGAGAAATAGGAACGATTCCTAAATTAGAGGAAACACCTTTGATTTTATGTAGAAATGATTCTTGGTCGGATATATCTTTCAAATGATCCGAGAACTCCTCAATCTCAGCCTTAAAATCCTTAAAAAATCCATCCAACATAGTGATATACTTTTCTAAAGATCCAAATAAAGCCACACCCCTATCGAATTGAAATGTTTCTCCAGAGTTTACATCGGATTTTTTTTGGTTTGGAATTTCAACTGCTCCACCCAGAAGTTTTTTAATTTCAAAGAATAAATCATGTATGTCGATTGGTTTCGAAACAAACCCATCCATTCCGGCATCTTTTGCGGATTGTTTGTCTTCTTCAAAAACACTTGCAGAAAGTGCGATAATCGGTGTACGGCGAGAACTTGGTATTTCAAATTTTCGAATTTGGCGTGTCGCTTCCAAGCCGTCCATCTCTGGCATCTGGATGTCCATAAGCACCAAATCAAAAGATTTTGATTTAAAAATTTCGAAGGCCTCCAGTCCATTTTTCGCAATTTCCACCTTATGCCCATTAGATGACATTAAAAGTTGAATGAGTTCTACGTTCTGTTTGACATCATCCACAATGAGGACATCCAAACTAGGCAAATCAAAATCGATTTTTTCTGTAATTTCAAAAATGGGACTCCCTTTTTCCAAAGGAAGGGATACATAAAAATTGGTTCCAACACCAAGTTCGCTCTCAAGCCAAATTTTTCCTTTCATCAGTTCGACTAATTGTTTAGAGATTGTTGTACCAAGTCCTGTTCCTCCAAATTTTCGACTCATAGAAACATCGGCTTGTGTGAAGGGATCAAAAATTTTTTCCATTCGATCTGGTGCAATCCCTATCCCACTATCTTGGATATGGAATAAAACTTCGCCGTCTTTTGTTGTGATATTTAAGTGGATGAAACCTTCTTTGGTAAACTTAATTGCGTTTCCAAGTAAATTGGTTAAAATTTGTCGAATACGGAGACTATCTCCTTTATAATACTCTTCTAAATTTTCATCCAGTTTATAACGAAAGTCTAGTCCCTTACGTTTGGATTCCATTCCCATGGTAGAACAAACTTGGTCTACCAGTGAAATTAAAGAAAAATCGATGATTTCCAATTCCACTGCACCACGATCCAGTTTTGCCGAATTTAAAACATCGTTTAGTAATCTTAACAAAGATTTGGCGGAATTTTTAACAGTTTCCAAATGATTTTTTTGGTTTCCGATTAAATCACCAGATAACAATACTTCGGTAAATCCAATGATGGCATTCATAGGAGTTCTGATTTCATGACTCATATTTGCCAAAAAGGTTGTTTTTGTGATTGCTGCCATCTCTGCTTTTTCTTTGGATTCAATGAGTGCTTCCTCAATCATCCTTCGGTCAGTATTGTCTAAAATCACTCCATCCAAATATTTAACTTTATTGTTTTCATCTAAAACAAGACCGCCATATTCTAAAACCCAACGAATATCCCCTGATTTTTGAATGATTCGATAGTTAAGAACAAAGGTATCCGACAAATCGATGGCATTTTGAATGATATTGGCTACATGGGCACGGTCATCAGGATGAATGATTTCTGTGAAAGTACGGATACGATTAGGCTGTAAAAAATCTTGTACAGGATATCCAGATAAATTAAGAATCGCATCGCTAATGAAAATAGAAGTCCAATCTTCGTCCACAAGGCATCTGTAAACTACCCCTGGAATGTTTTGAATGAAAGATTCTAGTTGTTCTTCATTTTCTTTCA encodes:
- a CDS encoding response regulator; amino-acid sequence: MQINSKPKILIVDDEPTNLQILNEILQKDYNLLFAKDGLKGIELAESQEPDLILLDVMMPEMTGHEVCKVLKSNEKTKYIPVIFVTALTDVVDEEKGFQLGAVDYITKPVSPPIVKVRIKNHLSLVDVNEVKATRLQIVQRLGMASEYKDNETGMHVIRMSHYSQTLALAYGYSSEAAEEILNAAPMHDVGKIGIPDQIIQKPGKLSPDEWEIMKRHPEIGAEIIGDHNSSLLKLARSIAITHHEKYDGTGYPYGLKGDQIPLEGRIIAIADVFDALTTVRPYKKAWEVDEAIEFLKKESGTHFDPDLVQKFISVLPTILEIKNQWPEET
- a CDS encoding MHYT domain-containing protein — protein: MGIEFLKHFFILEADQLYFVEGTYNHWLVSLSILISIFASWISLYMLTRFSNVENKYSRLAILFTSSLSMGGAVWSMHFIGMMSFELCTKVTYHKLITILSILPSFFASFFALQTLSKKRITKKELISVGIIVGAGIGFMHYMGMAAMDMRPKLMYDPYLFLVSLVVAISFAILSIFIQFRLKNSNLKIRSFYLTMLSGIVMGSAISGMHYTGMAAARFVIEPGQVLDKSSSDQLFMVALVGFGSIFVIGSAVVTIAFISYKDLFQNLLKSESRLRAIIETAADAIVMINTKGIVQEFNITAEKMFGWKAKEIIGKNVSILMPNPFQKEHNNYLSNYLKTGDAKIIGIGRETIAIRKDGSTFPIRLAIGHTKLPQDDIFVGLISDITERIKIENALKENEEQLESFIQNIPGVVYRCLVDEDWTSIFISDAILNLSGYPVQDFLQPNRIRTFTEIIHPDDRAHVANIIQNAIDLSDTFVLNYRIIQKSGDIRWVLEYGGLVLDENNKVKYLDGVILDNTDRRMIEEALIESKEKAEMAAITKTTFLANMSHEIRTPMNAIIGFTEVLLSGDLIGNQKNHLETVKNSAKSLLRLLNDVLNSAKLDRGAVELEIIDFSLISLVDQVCSTMGMESKRKGLDFRYKLDENLEEYYKGDSLRIRQILTNLLGNAIKFTKEGFIHLNITTKDGEVLFHIQDSGIGIAPDRMEKIFDPFTQADVSMSRKFGGTGLGTTISKQLVELMKGKIWLESELGVGTNFYVSLPLEKGSPIFEITEKIDFDLPSLDVLIVDDVKQNVELIQLLMSSNGHKVEIAKNGLEAFEIFKSKSFDLVLMDIQMPEMDGLEATRQIRKFEIPSSRRTPIIALSASVFEEDKQSAKDAGMDGFVSKPIDIHDLFFEIKKLLGGAVEIPNQKKSDVNSGETFQFDRGVALFGSLEKYITMLDGFFKDFKAEIEEFSDHLKDISDQESFLHKIKGVSSNLGIVPISLVTLRLEEKLQNKLSLNKNEFESLKSTFFDAFSLFQNKYKNRIPKNRNRPLEGKVISANDEKQILKSIHDLTESFSRGSVDQQNWKNLYDLLDGTKYSTLVSEIESSIQQFDFEKTINKLKNIKNIISGDHSADKL